In Longimicrobium sp., a single window of DNA contains:
- a CDS encoding response regulator transcription factor — protein MRILIVEDNPRILAFLAKGLREEGYIVETAADGDSAFDKARTQGFDAAVVDVMIPGRSGFDLVRDLRASGVALPVLMLTARDRTEDKVEGLDSGADDYLTKPFDFSELTARLRALLRRRVAGAPAVLRVGDLEMDPATREVRRGSTSVELTPREFSLLEYLLRNADRPLSRATLMEHVWGIRFDPGTNIVDVCVNALRNKLGREPELIHTVRGVGYAIRTPERAE, from the coding sequence ATGCGCATCCTGATCGTAGAAGACAACCCGCGGATCCTGGCATTCCTGGCGAAGGGGCTGCGCGAGGAGGGGTACATCGTGGAAACGGCGGCCGACGGCGACTCCGCCTTCGACAAGGCGCGCACGCAGGGCTTCGACGCGGCGGTGGTGGACGTGATGATCCCGGGCCGCTCCGGCTTCGACCTGGTTCGCGACCTGCGCGCGTCCGGCGTCGCGCTCCCCGTGCTGATGCTCACGGCGCGCGACCGCACGGAGGACAAGGTGGAGGGGCTGGACTCCGGGGCGGACGACTACCTGACGAAGCCATTCGACTTCAGCGAGCTGACGGCCCGCCTGCGAGCCCTGCTGCGCAGGCGCGTGGCCGGCGCCCCCGCCGTGCTGCGCGTGGGCGACCTGGAGATGGACCCGGCCACCCGTGAAGTGCGCCGCGGCAGCACGTCGGTGGAGCTGACGCCGCGCGAGTTCTCGCTCCTGGAGTACCTCCTCCGCAACGCGGACCGCCCCCTTTCGCGCGCCACGCTGATGGAGCACGTCTGGGGAATCCGCTTCGACCCTGGGACCAACATCGTGGACGTTTGCGTGAACGCGCTTCGCAACAAGCTGGGACGCGAGCCGGAGCTGATCCACACCGTGCGCGGCGTGGGCTACGCGATCCGCACCCCGGAGCGGGCCGAATGA